From Symphalangus syndactylus isolate Jambi chromosome 17, NHGRI_mSymSyn1-v2.1_pri, whole genome shotgun sequence, one genomic window encodes:
- the PCBP2 gene encoding poly(rC)-binding protein 2 isoform X3: protein MDTGVIEGGLNVTLTIRLLMHGKEVGSIIGKKGESVKKMREESGARINISEGNCPERIITLAGPTNAIFKAFAMIIDKLEEDISSSMTNSTAASRPPVTLRLVVPASQCGSLIGKGGCKIKEIRESTGAQVQVAGDMLPNSTERAITIAGIPQSIIECVKQICVVMLESPPKGVTIPYRPKPSSSPVIFAGGQDRYSTGSDSASFPHTTPSMCLNPDLEGPPLEAYTIQGQYAIPQPDLTKLHQLAMQQSHFPMTHGNTGFSGIESSSPEVKGYWAGLDASAQTTSHELTIPNDLIGCIIGRQGAKINEIRQMSGAQIKIANPVEGSTDRQVTITGSAASISLAQYLINVSLENAKPSSQAASVTIPDHLSINLSQPSTPSSSSSSTTTPSLATAGTSDAPSSLPNPLPTAPCVSSLLGMKPIPLLALNVVSAAKGTGASATTTTTSAVPCVTNKLKGEKQRFSPY, encoded by the exons ATGGACACCGGTGTGATTGAAGGTGGATTAAATGTCACTCTCACCATCCGGCTACTTATGCATGGAAAG GAAGTTGGCAGTATCATCGGAAAG AAAGGAGAATCAGTTAAGAAGATGCGCGAGGAG AGTGGTGCACGTATCAACATCTCAGAAGGGAATTGTCCTGAGAGAATTATCACTTTGGCTGGACCCACTAATGCCATCTTCAAAGCCTTTGCTATGATCATTGACAAACTGGAAGAG GACATAAGCAGCTCTATGACCAATAGCACAGCTGCCAGTAGACCCCCGGTCACCCTGAGGCTGGTGGTCCCTGCTAGTCAGTGTGGCTCTCTCATTGGAAAAGGTGGTTGCAAGATCAAGGAAATACGAGAG AGTACAGGGGCTCAGGTCCAGGTGGCAGGGGATATGCTACCCAACTCAACTGAGCGGGCCATCACTATTGCTGGCATTCCGCAATCCATCATTGAGTGTGTCAAACAGATCTGCGTGGTCATGTTGGAG TCCCCCCCGAAGGGCGTGACCATCCCGTACCGGCCCAAGCCGTCCAGCTCTCCGGTCATCTTTGCAGGTGGTCAG GACAGGTACAGCACAGGCAGCGACAGTGCGAGCTTTCCCCACACCACCCCGTCCATGTGCCTCAACCCTGACCTGGAGGGACCACCTCTAGAG GCCTATACCATTCAAGGACAGTATGCCATTCCACAGCCAGAT TTGACCAAGCTGCACCAGTTGGCAATGCAACAGTCTCATTTTCCTATGACGCATGGCAACACCGGATTCAGTG GCATTGAATCCAGCTCTCCAGAGGTGAAAGGCTATTGGg CAGGTTTGGATGCATCTGCTCAGACTACTTCTCATGAACTCACCATTCCAAACGAT TTGATTGGCTGCATAATCGGGCGTCAAGGCGCCAAAATCAATGAGATCCGTCAGATGTCTGGGGCGCAGATCAAAATTGCGAACCCAGTGGAAGGATCTACTGATAGGCAGGTTACCATCACTGGATCTGCTGCCAGCATTAGCCTGGCTCAATATCTAATCAATGTCAG TTTAGAAAACGCTAAACCCTCCTCCCAGGCAGCCTCCGTCACGATCCCTGATCACCTCAGCATCAACCTCTCTCAACCCTCcaccccttcttcttcttcctcctccaccaccaccccctcGCTCGCCACAGCGGGGACCTCCGACGCACCCTCCAGCCTCCCCAACCCTCTTCCGACCGCCCCTTGTGTCTCCAGTCTGCTTGGCATGAAACCCATCCCTCTCCTGGCTCTAAATGTTGTGTCTGCTGCTAAGGGTACCGGGGCTTcagctaccaccaccaccacctctgcaGTGCCATGTGTAACTAACAAACTGAAAGGCGAGAAACAGAGATTCTCTCCCTACTGA
- the PCBP2 gene encoding poly(rC)-binding protein 2 isoform X17 yields MDTGVIEGGLNVTLTIRLLMHGKEVGSIIGKKGESVKKMREESGARINISEGNCPERIITLAGPTNAIFKAFAMIIDKLEEDISSSMTNSTAASRPPVTLRLVVPASQCGSLIGKGGCKIKEIRESTGAQVQVAGDMLPNSTERAITIAGIPQSIIECVKQICVVMLESPPKGVTIPYRPKPSSSPVIFAGGQAYTIQGQYAIPQPDLTKLHQLAMQQSHFPMTHGNTGFSGLDASAQTTSHELTIPNDLIGCIIGRQGAKINEIRQMSGAQIKIANPVEGSTDRQVTITGSAASISLAQYLINVSLENAKPSSQAASVTIPDHLSINLSQPSTPSSSSSSTTTPSLATAGTSDAPSSLPNPLPTAPCVSSLLGMKPIPLLALNVVSAAKGTGASATTTTTSAVPCVTNKLKGEKQRFSPY; encoded by the exons ATGGACACCGGTGTGATTGAAGGTGGATTAAATGTCACTCTCACCATCCGGCTACTTATGCATGGAAAG GAAGTTGGCAGTATCATCGGAAAG AAAGGAGAATCAGTTAAGAAGATGCGCGAGGAG AGTGGTGCACGTATCAACATCTCAGAAGGGAATTGTCCTGAGAGAATTATCACTTTGGCTGGACCCACTAATGCCATCTTCAAAGCCTTTGCTATGATCATTGACAAACTGGAAGAG GACATAAGCAGCTCTATGACCAATAGCACAGCTGCCAGTAGACCCCCGGTCACCCTGAGGCTGGTGGTCCCTGCTAGTCAGTGTGGCTCTCTCATTGGAAAAGGTGGTTGCAAGATCAAGGAAATACGAGAG AGTACAGGGGCTCAGGTCCAGGTGGCAGGGGATATGCTACCCAACTCAACTGAGCGGGCCATCACTATTGCTGGCATTCCGCAATCCATCATTGAGTGTGTCAAACAGATCTGCGTGGTCATGTTGGAG TCCCCCCCGAAGGGCGTGACCATCCCGTACCGGCCCAAGCCGTCCAGCTCTCCGGTCATCTTTGCAGGTGGTCAG GCCTATACCATTCAAGGACAGTATGCCATTCCACAGCCAGAT TTGACCAAGCTGCACCAGTTGGCAATGCAACAGTCTCATTTTCCTATGACGCATGGCAACACCGGATTCAGTG GTTTGGATGCATCTGCTCAGACTACTTCTCATGAACTCACCATTCCAAACGAT TTGATTGGCTGCATAATCGGGCGTCAAGGCGCCAAAATCAATGAGATCCGTCAGATGTCTGGGGCGCAGATCAAAATTGCGAACCCAGTGGAAGGATCTACTGATAGGCAGGTTACCATCACTGGATCTGCTGCCAGCATTAGCCTGGCTCAATATCTAATCAATGTCAG TTTAGAAAACGCTAAACCCTCCTCCCAGGCAGCCTCCGTCACGATCCCTGATCACCTCAGCATCAACCTCTCTCAACCCTCcaccccttcttcttcttcctcctccaccaccaccccctcGCTCGCCACAGCGGGGACCTCCGACGCACCCTCCAGCCTCCCCAACCCTCTTCCGACCGCCCCTTGTGTCTCCAGTCTGCTTGGCATGAAACCCATCCCTCTCCTGGCTCTAAATGTTGTGTCTGCTGCTAAGGGTACCGGGGCTTcagctaccaccaccaccacctctgcaGTGCCATGTGTAACTAACAAACTGAAAGGCGAGAAACAGAGATTCTCTCCCTACTGA
- the PCBP2 gene encoding poly(rC)-binding protein 2 isoform X13, which produces MDTGVIEGGLNVTLTIRLLMHGKEVGSIIGKKGESVKKMREESGARINISEGNCPERIITLAGPTNAIFKAFAMIIDKLEEDISSSMTNSTAASRPPVTLRLVVPASQCGSLIGKGGCKIKEIRESTGAQVQVAGDMLPNSTERAITIAGIPQSIIECVKQICVVMLESPPKGVTIPYRPKPSSSPVIFAGGQAYTIQGQYAIPQPDLTKLHQLAMQQSHFPMTHGNTGFSGIESSSPEVKGYWGLDASAQTTSHELTIPNDLIGCIIGRQGAKINEIRQMSGAQIKIANPVEGSTDRQVTITGSAASISLAQYLINVSLENAKPSSQAASVTIPDHLSINLSQPSTPSSSSSSTTTPSLATAGTSDAPSSLPNPLPTAPCVSSLLGMKPIPLLALNVVSAAKGTGASATTTTTSAVPCVTNKLKGEKQRFSPY; this is translated from the exons ATGGACACCGGTGTGATTGAAGGTGGATTAAATGTCACTCTCACCATCCGGCTACTTATGCATGGAAAG GAAGTTGGCAGTATCATCGGAAAG AAAGGAGAATCAGTTAAGAAGATGCGCGAGGAG AGTGGTGCACGTATCAACATCTCAGAAGGGAATTGTCCTGAGAGAATTATCACTTTGGCTGGACCCACTAATGCCATCTTCAAAGCCTTTGCTATGATCATTGACAAACTGGAAGAG GACATAAGCAGCTCTATGACCAATAGCACAGCTGCCAGTAGACCCCCGGTCACCCTGAGGCTGGTGGTCCCTGCTAGTCAGTGTGGCTCTCTCATTGGAAAAGGTGGTTGCAAGATCAAGGAAATACGAGAG AGTACAGGGGCTCAGGTCCAGGTGGCAGGGGATATGCTACCCAACTCAACTGAGCGGGCCATCACTATTGCTGGCATTCCGCAATCCATCATTGAGTGTGTCAAACAGATCTGCGTGGTCATGTTGGAG TCCCCCCCGAAGGGCGTGACCATCCCGTACCGGCCCAAGCCGTCCAGCTCTCCGGTCATCTTTGCAGGTGGTCAG GCCTATACCATTCAAGGACAGTATGCCATTCCACAGCCAGAT TTGACCAAGCTGCACCAGTTGGCAATGCAACAGTCTCATTTTCCTATGACGCATGGCAACACCGGATTCAGTG GCATTGAATCCAGCTCTCCAGAGGTGAAAGGCTATTGGg GTTTGGATGCATCTGCTCAGACTACTTCTCATGAACTCACCATTCCAAACGAT TTGATTGGCTGCATAATCGGGCGTCAAGGCGCCAAAATCAATGAGATCCGTCAGATGTCTGGGGCGCAGATCAAAATTGCGAACCCAGTGGAAGGATCTACTGATAGGCAGGTTACCATCACTGGATCTGCTGCCAGCATTAGCCTGGCTCAATATCTAATCAATGTCAG TTTAGAAAACGCTAAACCCTCCTCCCAGGCAGCCTCCGTCACGATCCCTGATCACCTCAGCATCAACCTCTCTCAACCCTCcaccccttcttcttcttcctcctccaccaccaccccctcGCTCGCCACAGCGGGGACCTCCGACGCACCCTCCAGCCTCCCCAACCCTCTTCCGACCGCCCCTTGTGTCTCCAGTCTGCTTGGCATGAAACCCATCCCTCTCCTGGCTCTAAATGTTGTGTCTGCTGCTAAGGGTACCGGGGCTTcagctaccaccaccaccacctctgcaGTGCCATGTGTAACTAACAAACTGAAAGGCGAGAAACAGAGATTCTCTCCCTACTGA
- the PCBP2 gene encoding poly(rC)-binding protein 2 isoform X12, with amino-acid sequence MDTGVIEGGLNVTLTIRLLMHGKEVGSIIGKKGESVKKMREESGARINISEGNCPERIITLAGPTNAIFKAFAMIIDKLEEDISSSMTNSTAASRPPVTLRLVVPASQCGSLIGKGGCKIKEIRESTGAQVQVAGDMLPNSTERAITIAGIPQSIIECVKQICVVMLESPPKGVTIPYRPKPSSSPVIFAGGQAYTIQGQYAIPQPDLTKLHQLAMQQSHFPMTHGNTGFSGIESSSPEVKGYWAGLDASAQTTSHELTIPNDLIGCIIGRQGAKINEIRQMSGAQIKIANPVEGSTDRQVTITGSAASISLAQYLINVSLENAKPSSQAASVTIPDHLSINLSQPSTPSSSSSSTTTPSLATAGTSDAPSSLPNPLPTAPCVSSLLGMKPIPLLALNVVSAAKGTGASATTTTTSAVPCVTNKLKGEKQRFSPY; translated from the exons ATGGACACCGGTGTGATTGAAGGTGGATTAAATGTCACTCTCACCATCCGGCTACTTATGCATGGAAAG GAAGTTGGCAGTATCATCGGAAAG AAAGGAGAATCAGTTAAGAAGATGCGCGAGGAG AGTGGTGCACGTATCAACATCTCAGAAGGGAATTGTCCTGAGAGAATTATCACTTTGGCTGGACCCACTAATGCCATCTTCAAAGCCTTTGCTATGATCATTGACAAACTGGAAGAG GACATAAGCAGCTCTATGACCAATAGCACAGCTGCCAGTAGACCCCCGGTCACCCTGAGGCTGGTGGTCCCTGCTAGTCAGTGTGGCTCTCTCATTGGAAAAGGTGGTTGCAAGATCAAGGAAATACGAGAG AGTACAGGGGCTCAGGTCCAGGTGGCAGGGGATATGCTACCCAACTCAACTGAGCGGGCCATCACTATTGCTGGCATTCCGCAATCCATCATTGAGTGTGTCAAACAGATCTGCGTGGTCATGTTGGAG TCCCCCCCGAAGGGCGTGACCATCCCGTACCGGCCCAAGCCGTCCAGCTCTCCGGTCATCTTTGCAGGTGGTCAG GCCTATACCATTCAAGGACAGTATGCCATTCCACAGCCAGAT TTGACCAAGCTGCACCAGTTGGCAATGCAACAGTCTCATTTTCCTATGACGCATGGCAACACCGGATTCAGTG GCATTGAATCCAGCTCTCCAGAGGTGAAAGGCTATTGGg CAGGTTTGGATGCATCTGCTCAGACTACTTCTCATGAACTCACCATTCCAAACGAT TTGATTGGCTGCATAATCGGGCGTCAAGGCGCCAAAATCAATGAGATCCGTCAGATGTCTGGGGCGCAGATCAAAATTGCGAACCCAGTGGAAGGATCTACTGATAGGCAGGTTACCATCACTGGATCTGCTGCCAGCATTAGCCTGGCTCAATATCTAATCAATGTCAG TTTAGAAAACGCTAAACCCTCCTCCCAGGCAGCCTCCGTCACGATCCCTGATCACCTCAGCATCAACCTCTCTCAACCCTCcaccccttcttcttcttcctcctccaccaccaccccctcGCTCGCCACAGCGGGGACCTCCGACGCACCCTCCAGCCTCCCCAACCCTCTTCCGACCGCCCCTTGTGTCTCCAGTCTGCTTGGCATGAAACCCATCCCTCTCCTGGCTCTAAATGTTGTGTCTGCTGCTAAGGGTACCGGGGCTTcagctaccaccaccaccacctctgcaGTGCCATGTGTAACTAACAAACTGAAAGGCGAGAAACAGAGATTCTCTCCCTACTGA
- the PCBP2 gene encoding poly(rC)-binding protein 2 isoform X5 encodes MDTGVIEGGLNVTLTIRLLMHGKEVGSIIGKKGESVKKMREESGARINISEGNCPERIITLAGPTNAIFKAFAMIIDKLEEDISSSMTNSTAASRPPVTLRLVVPASQCGSLIGKGGCKIKEIRESTGAQVQVAGDMLPNSTERAITIAGIPQSIIECVKQICVVMLETLSQSPPKGVTIPYRPKPSSSPVIFAGGQDRYSTGSDSASFPHTTPSMCLNPDLEGPPLEAYTIQGQYAIPQPDLTKLHQLAMQQSHFPMTHGNTGFSAGLDASAQTTSHELTIPNDLIGCIIGRQGAKINEIRQMSGAQIKIANPVEGSTDRQVTITGSAASISLAQYLINVSLENAKPSSQAASVTIPDHLSINLSQPSTPSSSSSSTTTPSLATAGTSDAPSSLPNPLPTAPCVSSLLGMKPIPLLALNVVSAAKGTGASATTTTTSAVPCVTNKLKGEKQRFSPY; translated from the exons ATGGACACCGGTGTGATTGAAGGTGGATTAAATGTCACTCTCACCATCCGGCTACTTATGCATGGAAAG GAAGTTGGCAGTATCATCGGAAAG AAAGGAGAATCAGTTAAGAAGATGCGCGAGGAG AGTGGTGCACGTATCAACATCTCAGAAGGGAATTGTCCTGAGAGAATTATCACTTTGGCTGGACCCACTAATGCCATCTTCAAAGCCTTTGCTATGATCATTGACAAACTGGAAGAG GACATAAGCAGCTCTATGACCAATAGCACAGCTGCCAGTAGACCCCCGGTCACCCTGAGGCTGGTGGTCCCTGCTAGTCAGTGTGGCTCTCTCATTGGAAAAGGTGGTTGCAAGATCAAGGAAATACGAGAG AGTACAGGGGCTCAGGTCCAGGTGGCAGGGGATATGCTACCCAACTCAACTGAGCGGGCCATCACTATTGCTGGCATTCCGCAATCCATCATTGAGTGTGTCAAACAGATCTGCGTGGTCATGTTGGAG actCTCTCCCAGTCCCCCCCGAAGGGCGTGACCATCCCGTACCGGCCCAAGCCGTCCAGCTCTCCGGTCATCTTTGCAGGTGGTCAG GACAGGTACAGCACAGGCAGCGACAGTGCGAGCTTTCCCCACACCACCCCGTCCATGTGCCTCAACCCTGACCTGGAGGGACCACCTCTAGAG GCCTATACCATTCAAGGACAGTATGCCATTCCACAGCCAGAT TTGACCAAGCTGCACCAGTTGGCAATGCAACAGTCTCATTTTCCTATGACGCATGGCAACACCGGATTCAGTG CAGGTTTGGATGCATCTGCTCAGACTACTTCTCATGAACTCACCATTCCAAACGAT TTGATTGGCTGCATAATCGGGCGTCAAGGCGCCAAAATCAATGAGATCCGTCAGATGTCTGGGGCGCAGATCAAAATTGCGAACCCAGTGGAAGGATCTACTGATAGGCAGGTTACCATCACTGGATCTGCTGCCAGCATTAGCCTGGCTCAATATCTAATCAATGTCAG TTTAGAAAACGCTAAACCCTCCTCCCAGGCAGCCTCCGTCACGATCCCTGATCACCTCAGCATCAACCTCTCTCAACCCTCcaccccttcttcttcttcctcctccaccaccaccccctcGCTCGCCACAGCGGGGACCTCCGACGCACCCTCCAGCCTCCCCAACCCTCTTCCGACCGCCCCTTGTGTCTCCAGTCTGCTTGGCATGAAACCCATCCCTCTCCTGGCTCTAAATGTTGTGTCTGCTGCTAAGGGTACCGGGGCTTcagctaccaccaccaccacctctgcaGTGCCATGTGTAACTAACAAACTGAAAGGCGAGAAACAGAGATTCTCTCCCTACTGA
- the PCBP2 gene encoding poly(rC)-binding protein 2 isoform X7, translating to MDTGVIEGGLNVTLTIRLLMHGKEVGSIIGKKGESVKKMREESGARINISEGNCPERIITLAGPTNAIFKAFAMIIDKLEEDISSSMTNSTAASRPPVTLRLVVPASQCGSLIGKGGCKIKEIRESTGAQVQVAGDMLPNSTERAITIAGIPQSIIECVKQICVVMLETLSQSPPKGVTIPYRPKPSSSPVIFAGGQDRYSTGSDSASFPHTTPSMCLNPDLEGPPLEAYTIQGQYAIPQPDLTKLHQLAMQQSHFPMTHGNTGFSGLDASAQTTSHELTIPNDLIGCIIGRQGAKINEIRQMSGAQIKIANPVEGSTDRQVTITGSAASISLAQYLINVSLENAKPSSQAASVTIPDHLSINLSQPSTPSSSSSSTTTPSLATAGTSDAPSSLPNPLPTAPCVSSLLGMKPIPLLALNVVSAAKGTGASATTTTTSAVPCVTNKLKGEKQRFSPY from the exons ATGGACACCGGTGTGATTGAAGGTGGATTAAATGTCACTCTCACCATCCGGCTACTTATGCATGGAAAG GAAGTTGGCAGTATCATCGGAAAG AAAGGAGAATCAGTTAAGAAGATGCGCGAGGAG AGTGGTGCACGTATCAACATCTCAGAAGGGAATTGTCCTGAGAGAATTATCACTTTGGCTGGACCCACTAATGCCATCTTCAAAGCCTTTGCTATGATCATTGACAAACTGGAAGAG GACATAAGCAGCTCTATGACCAATAGCACAGCTGCCAGTAGACCCCCGGTCACCCTGAGGCTGGTGGTCCCTGCTAGTCAGTGTGGCTCTCTCATTGGAAAAGGTGGTTGCAAGATCAAGGAAATACGAGAG AGTACAGGGGCTCAGGTCCAGGTGGCAGGGGATATGCTACCCAACTCAACTGAGCGGGCCATCACTATTGCTGGCATTCCGCAATCCATCATTGAGTGTGTCAAACAGATCTGCGTGGTCATGTTGGAG actCTCTCCCAGTCCCCCCCGAAGGGCGTGACCATCCCGTACCGGCCCAAGCCGTCCAGCTCTCCGGTCATCTTTGCAGGTGGTCAG GACAGGTACAGCACAGGCAGCGACAGTGCGAGCTTTCCCCACACCACCCCGTCCATGTGCCTCAACCCTGACCTGGAGGGACCACCTCTAGAG GCCTATACCATTCAAGGACAGTATGCCATTCCACAGCCAGAT TTGACCAAGCTGCACCAGTTGGCAATGCAACAGTCTCATTTTCCTATGACGCATGGCAACACCGGATTCAGTG GTTTGGATGCATCTGCTCAGACTACTTCTCATGAACTCACCATTCCAAACGAT TTGATTGGCTGCATAATCGGGCGTCAAGGCGCCAAAATCAATGAGATCCGTCAGATGTCTGGGGCGCAGATCAAAATTGCGAACCCAGTGGAAGGATCTACTGATAGGCAGGTTACCATCACTGGATCTGCTGCCAGCATTAGCCTGGCTCAATATCTAATCAATGTCAG TTTAGAAAACGCTAAACCCTCCTCCCAGGCAGCCTCCGTCACGATCCCTGATCACCTCAGCATCAACCTCTCTCAACCCTCcaccccttcttcttcttcctcctccaccaccaccccctcGCTCGCCACAGCGGGGACCTCCGACGCACCCTCCAGCCTCCCCAACCCTCTTCCGACCGCCCCTTGTGTCTCCAGTCTGCTTGGCATGAAACCCATCCCTCTCCTGGCTCTAAATGTTGTGTCTGCTGCTAAGGGTACCGGGGCTTcagctaccaccaccaccacctctgcaGTGCCATGTGTAACTAACAAACTGAAAGGCGAGAAACAGAGATTCTCTCCCTACTGA
- the PCBP2 gene encoding poly(rC)-binding protein 2 isoform X1 produces the protein MDTGVIEGGLNVTLTIRLLMHGKEVGSIIGKKGESVKKMREESGARINISEGNCPERIITLAGPTNAIFKAFAMIIDKLEEDISSSMTNSTAASRPPVTLRLVVPASQCGSLIGKGGCKIKEIRESTGAQVQVAGDMLPNSTERAITIAGIPQSIIECVKQICVVMLETLSQSPPKGVTIPYRPKPSSSPVIFAGGQDRYSTGSDSASFPHTTPSMCLNPDLEGPPLEAYTIQGQYAIPQPDLTKLHQLAMQQSHFPMTHGNTGFSGIESSSPEVKGYWAGLDASAQTTSHELTIPNDLIGCIIGRQGAKINEIRQMSGAQIKIANPVEGSTDRQVTITGSAASISLAQYLINVSLENAKPSSQAASVTIPDHLSINLSQPSTPSSSSSSTTTPSLATAGTSDAPSSLPNPLPTAPCVSSLLGMKPIPLLALNVVSAAKGTGASATTTTTSAVPCVTNKLKGEKQRFSPY, from the exons ATGGACACCGGTGTGATTGAAGGTGGATTAAATGTCACTCTCACCATCCGGCTACTTATGCATGGAAAG GAAGTTGGCAGTATCATCGGAAAG AAAGGAGAATCAGTTAAGAAGATGCGCGAGGAG AGTGGTGCACGTATCAACATCTCAGAAGGGAATTGTCCTGAGAGAATTATCACTTTGGCTGGACCCACTAATGCCATCTTCAAAGCCTTTGCTATGATCATTGACAAACTGGAAGAG GACATAAGCAGCTCTATGACCAATAGCACAGCTGCCAGTAGACCCCCGGTCACCCTGAGGCTGGTGGTCCCTGCTAGTCAGTGTGGCTCTCTCATTGGAAAAGGTGGTTGCAAGATCAAGGAAATACGAGAG AGTACAGGGGCTCAGGTCCAGGTGGCAGGGGATATGCTACCCAACTCAACTGAGCGGGCCATCACTATTGCTGGCATTCCGCAATCCATCATTGAGTGTGTCAAACAGATCTGCGTGGTCATGTTGGAG actCTCTCCCAGTCCCCCCCGAAGGGCGTGACCATCCCGTACCGGCCCAAGCCGTCCAGCTCTCCGGTCATCTTTGCAGGTGGTCAG GACAGGTACAGCACAGGCAGCGACAGTGCGAGCTTTCCCCACACCACCCCGTCCATGTGCCTCAACCCTGACCTGGAGGGACCACCTCTAGAG GCCTATACCATTCAAGGACAGTATGCCATTCCACAGCCAGAT TTGACCAAGCTGCACCAGTTGGCAATGCAACAGTCTCATTTTCCTATGACGCATGGCAACACCGGATTCAGTG GCATTGAATCCAGCTCTCCAGAGGTGAAAGGCTATTGGg CAGGTTTGGATGCATCTGCTCAGACTACTTCTCATGAACTCACCATTCCAAACGAT TTGATTGGCTGCATAATCGGGCGTCAAGGCGCCAAAATCAATGAGATCCGTCAGATGTCTGGGGCGCAGATCAAAATTGCGAACCCAGTGGAAGGATCTACTGATAGGCAGGTTACCATCACTGGATCTGCTGCCAGCATTAGCCTGGCTCAATATCTAATCAATGTCAG TTTAGAAAACGCTAAACCCTCCTCCCAGGCAGCCTCCGTCACGATCCCTGATCACCTCAGCATCAACCTCTCTCAACCCTCcaccccttcttcttcttcctcctccaccaccaccccctcGCTCGCCACAGCGGGGACCTCCGACGCACCCTCCAGCCTCCCCAACCCTCTTCCGACCGCCCCTTGTGTCTCCAGTCTGCTTGGCATGAAACCCATCCCTCTCCTGGCTCTAAATGTTGTGTCTGCTGCTAAGGGTACCGGGGCTTcagctaccaccaccaccacctctgcaGTGCCATGTGTAACTAACAAACTGAAAGGCGAGAAACAGAGATTCTCTCCCTACTGA